One Sphingomonas sp. LHG3406-1 genomic window carries:
- a CDS encoding peroxidase family protein produces MVNYIRSDLDFILKQIKIAEAHSSGQPLYGTNGLIPTYNLSWGLRTVDGSYNNLLPGREYWGAADQPFPAHVDPSFSSILVDHDRNPATPMITLSYDPTIDPDGPGPRVAGDMIDPYVRMISNLTADQTLDNPAAIISALSRNGIEGDLIDIAGQIKEAYERPLSGFGDRSIEQLFKAVDDATDAAAEATASAAVNPTPENIAAAAAAQAALDAARADLAGARATDPDGAGPAQSLDALLTTYGIELSGANVVLPNVAPDEGLSAPFNSWFTLFGQFFDHGLDLVAKGGSGQVMIPLAPDDPLYVPGSSTNFMVLTRATLDENGNAINLTTPFVDQNQTYSSHPSHQVFLRAYEMGPNGPEATGELIHGVNGGMATWGELKVQARNLLGIDLRDTDVGNLPLLRTDPYGNFIPGANGLPQVVIGIGSDGIPNTADDLVVEGNLATPLVLAELNGGLGPVRTGHAFLDDIAHNAVPDGLEDGDTEVGGNIPADGTYDDELLDAHYVAGDGRANENIGLTAVHHVFHAEHNRLVQHTKDVVIEDARQLLANGASMADAVAFLNEWLDVDVAAVPMTPGAVAALDWDGERIFQAAKFGTEMQYQHLVFEEFARKVQPAINPFLVPDGYDATMNPTIMAEFAHVVYRFGHSMLNEDIDRFDVNFAEGHISLIQGFLNPIEFDPLNPTIAAGDIVRGMTRQVGNQIDEFVTSALRNNLLGLPLDLATINLARGRDAGVPTLNEARREFYAVTDQAAELKPYESWVDFAGNLKNEASIINFIASYGTHSLITGQTTAEGRRDAALTIITGNSVGGLAVPADAVDFLNAQGAWAGGSLGGLENVDFWIGGLAEKTMPFGGMLGSTFNFVFEVQMEALQSGDRFYYLQRLDGLHLFGELEANSFASMIMRHTDAVHLPSDVFSAPAWILEVDQSRQFNDSNGDGVFDNLDPLGGGILTPLIVRNNPSTAGPDSNYLRYTGGDHVVLGGTEANDILQSGIGDDTIYGDGGNDRIEGDFGNDILNGGDGDDIIRDRGGDDNIKGGDGNDAIHAGPGLDLVLAGAGQDFVVLGTDAGSEVFGGEGDDFILGNKNAERILGNEGNDWLETGTFDGAPGDNFDEIFAEDAINGHDVFLGDGGFDEFIGEGGNDIMVGSLGRGKMAGMSGFDWATYKDFGFGVNADLSIPIVFDESPTLPPNTALDEFESMEGLSGSRFNDVLKGSHDTAADRLPTSQGGTSGFQGSILTADGIALISGLQQLLGAGVTSFSAGDIILGGDGSDLIQGNGGNDLIDGDRWLDVQIGVYATADKAGAPIRLVSSMKELTNDIFSGAINPNQLGIVRSIKTDSTAGDVDVAVFSGNRADYNIGAVNGRLTVTHARGTQVDGVDTLLGIERLRFADMEISTNSPATGAPVISDPTPTAGQALTVNTAAIADAQGLGAFSYQWRSSADGITWTNIAGATLATFTPTNAAGMAPDPQQGLRLSVVVRFTDGFGNPESVTSAATGPVGANWAGDGGSNQFTGTAGDDIASGNGGADTLNGFAGNDLLNGGGGNDIVNGGDGNDTLNGGDNSDTLTGGNGNDDLNGGDGNDTAVFAGASTAYTFGEAGSDLVITAVSGLEGTDTVGNDVEVIRLNGVNYNVLAGNGSSQTLTGNATNQIILGRNGADVINGAGGNDIILGGAGADSITQSAANAGADFVDGGAGADTYTLVGTAAAETFDIMTRAAAEAAGVTGLHASTEIVIRRNGVLFAELDNIEEIVVNGTVTTTNTGDGVVNGGNLGGDTVNVIGDFTQTSLDYSTITVNGGRGADTVDISRLSSDHRLVFNTNGGSDEVIGSLRPQDVVNGSANGFALDLKALGVLGRMREMLESNTDYGSSGRLQKIFSEGWAPGSAFVDMPPAWSAPETRERAEIHGLQFDPADHLIV; encoded by the coding sequence ATGGTCAACTATATCCGTAGCGATCTCGATTTCATCCTGAAGCAGATCAAGATTGCGGAAGCGCACTCCAGCGGACAGCCGCTGTACGGGACCAACGGACTGATCCCGACCTACAACCTGTCCTGGGGGCTGCGGACGGTCGACGGGTCGTACAACAATCTGCTTCCGGGGCGGGAATATTGGGGCGCGGCCGACCAGCCCTTCCCGGCGCATGTCGACCCTTCTTTCAGCAGCATACTTGTCGATCATGATCGCAATCCCGCGACCCCGATGATCACGCTGTCCTACGATCCGACGATCGACCCGGACGGCCCCGGGCCGCGCGTCGCCGGGGACATGATCGATCCCTATGTGCGGATGATCAGCAATCTCACCGCCGACCAGACCCTCGACAATCCGGCGGCGATCATCTCCGCCCTCAGCCGTAACGGCATCGAGGGCGACCTCATCGACATCGCCGGCCAGATCAAGGAGGCCTACGAACGGCCGCTATCGGGATTTGGCGACCGCTCGATCGAGCAATTGTTCAAGGCCGTGGACGATGCCACCGATGCGGCGGCCGAGGCGACGGCGAGCGCAGCGGTCAATCCCACACCCGAGAACATCGCCGCGGCCGCGGCGGCCCAGGCAGCGCTGGATGCGGCGCGGGCCGACCTCGCCGGGGCCCGCGCGACCGATCCGGACGGCGCCGGGCCGGCGCAGTCGCTCGATGCCCTGCTCACGACCTACGGGATCGAACTGAGCGGCGCCAACGTCGTCCTTCCCAATGTCGCGCCGGACGAAGGCCTGTCGGCACCGTTCAACAGCTGGTTCACCTTGTTCGGCCAGTTCTTCGATCATGGTCTCGACCTCGTCGCGAAGGGCGGCTCGGGCCAGGTGATGATCCCGCTTGCGCCGGACGATCCGCTCTACGTGCCTGGCAGCAGCACCAACTTCATGGTCCTGACCCGCGCCACGCTCGATGAGAATGGCAATGCGATCAACCTGACGACACCGTTCGTCGACCAGAACCAGACTTATTCCTCGCACCCGTCGCACCAGGTCTTCCTGCGTGCCTATGAGATGGGACCGAACGGGCCCGAGGCCACCGGAGAACTGATCCACGGTGTCAATGGCGGCATGGCGACCTGGGGCGAACTGAAGGTCCAGGCCCGCAACCTGCTCGGCATCGACCTCAGGGACACCGACGTCGGCAATCTGCCGCTTCTGCGCACCGATCCTTATGGCAACTTCATCCCCGGTGCGAACGGCCTCCCGCAGGTGGTCATCGGCATTGGGAGCGATGGCATTCCCAACACAGCCGACGACCTCGTTGTCGAAGGCAACCTCGCCACGCCGCTCGTGCTCGCCGAGTTGAACGGCGGCCTCGGCCCGGTCCGGACCGGACATGCCTTCCTCGACGACATCGCGCACAATGCGGTGCCCGATGGCCTGGAAGACGGCGACACGGAAGTCGGCGGCAACATCCCGGCGGACGGGACGTATGACGACGAGCTGCTCGATGCCCATTACGTTGCGGGCGACGGTCGCGCCAACGAGAACATCGGCCTGACCGCGGTCCATCATGTCTTCCACGCCGAACACAACCGGCTGGTGCAGCACACCAAGGACGTGGTGATCGAGGACGCGCGCCAATTGCTTGCGAACGGCGCCAGCATGGCCGACGCCGTCGCCTTTCTGAACGAATGGCTCGATGTCGACGTCGCGGCCGTGCCGATGACGCCTGGGGCGGTCGCGGCACTGGACTGGGACGGCGAACGCATCTTCCAGGCGGCCAAGTTCGGCACCGAGATGCAGTACCAGCACCTCGTCTTCGAGGAGTTCGCCCGCAAGGTGCAGCCGGCGATCAATCCGTTCCTCGTGCCCGATGGCTACGACGCCACCATGAACCCGACCATCATGGCCGAGTTCGCGCACGTCGTTTATCGCTTCGGCCATTCGATGCTGAACGAGGACATCGACCGGTTCGACGTCAATTTCGCCGAGGGTCATATCTCCCTCATCCAGGGCTTCCTCAATCCGATCGAATTCGATCCACTCAATCCCACGATCGCAGCGGGCGACATCGTGCGGGGCATGACCCGCCAGGTCGGAAACCAGATCGACGAGTTCGTCACCAGCGCCCTCCGGAACAACCTCCTGGGGCTGCCGCTCGACCTTGCGACCATCAACCTCGCCCGCGGGCGCGATGCCGGGGTGCCCACGCTCAACGAAGCGCGGCGCGAATTCTACGCGGTCACCGACCAGGCTGCCGAGCTCAAGCCTTACGAAAGCTGGGTCGACTTCGCGGGCAACCTCAAGAACGAAGCCTCGATCATCAACTTCATCGCCTCCTACGGCACCCACAGCCTGATCACCGGCCAGACCACTGCCGAAGGCCGGCGCGATGCCGCACTGACCATCATCACCGGCAATTCGGTCGGCGGGCTGGCAGTTCCGGCGGATGCCGTCGACTTCCTCAACGCGCAGGGGGCCTGGGCCGGCGGAAGCCTCGGCGGGCTCGAGAATGTCGACTTCTGGATCGGCGGCCTGGCGGAGAAGACCATGCCGTTCGGCGGCATGCTCGGCTCTACCTTCAATTTCGTCTTCGAAGTGCAGATGGAAGCGCTGCAGAGCGGCGACCGCTTCTATTATCTGCAGCGGCTGGATGGCCTGCACCTCTTCGGTGAGCTCGAGGCCAACAGCTTCGCGTCCATGATCATGCGGCACACCGACGCGGTGCACCTGCCCTCCGACGTGTTCAGCGCGCCTGCCTGGATCCTGGAGGTCGATCAGTCCCGTCAGTTCAACGACAGCAATGGCGACGGGGTCTTCGACAACCTCGATCCGCTCGGCGGCGGGATCCTGACACCCCTCATCGTCCGCAACAATCCGTCCACGGCCGGTCCGGACAGCAACTATCTGCGCTACACCGGCGGCGACCATGTCGTCCTCGGCGGCACCGAAGCAAATGACATCCTGCAATCGGGCATCGGCGACGACACCATCTACGGCGATGGCGGGAACGACCGCATCGAGGGTGACTTCGGCAACGACATCCTCAACGGTGGTGACGGCGACGATATCATCCGCGACCGCGGCGGCGACGACAACATCAAGGGCGGCGACGGCAACGACGCCATTCATGCCGGACCCGGTCTCGACCTGGTCCTCGCCGGCGCGGGACAGGACTTCGTCGTCCTCGGTACCGATGCCGGCTCCGAAGTCTTCGGCGGCGAGGGTGACGACTTCATCCTCGGCAACAAGAATGCGGAACGCATTCTCGGGAACGAGGGCAACGACTGGCTGGAAACCGGCACCTTCGACGGCGCTCCCGGCGACAATTTCGACGAGATCTTCGCCGAAGACGCAATCAACGGCCACGACGTCTTCCTGGGCGATGGCGGCTTCGACGAATTCATCGGCGAAGGCGGCAACGACATCATGGTGGGCAGCCTCGGCCGCGGCAAGATGGCTGGCATGTCGGGCTTCGACTGGGCGACCTACAAGGACTTCGGCTTCGGCGTGAACGCCGATCTCTCAATCCCGATCGTGTTCGATGAAAGTCCGACTCTTCCTCCCAACACGGCTCTGGATGAGTTCGAGAGCATGGAAGGCCTTTCGGGTTCGCGCTTCAACGACGTGCTCAAGGGATCGCACGACACGGCCGCGGATCGTCTGCCGACCAGCCAGGGGGGAACCTCGGGCTTCCAGGGCAGCATTCTTACCGCCGACGGGATCGCGCTGATCTCCGGGCTCCAGCAGCTGCTGGGCGCGGGCGTAACTTCCTTCTCGGCCGGCGACATCATCCTTGGCGGGGATGGCAGCGACCTCATCCAGGGCAACGGCGGCAACGACCTGATCGACGGCGACCGCTGGCTTGATGTGCAGATCGGCGTCTACGCCACCGCCGACAAGGCCGGCGCTCCGATCCGGCTCGTCAGCAGCATGAAGGAGCTGACCAACGACATCTTCAGCGGCGCCATCAATCCCAACCAGCTTGGCATCGTCCGGTCCATCAAGACCGACTCCACCGCGGGTGACGTCGACGTCGCGGTCTTCTCCGGCAACCGGGCGGACTACAACATCGGCGCCGTGAATGGCCGGCTGACCGTCACCCACGCCCGGGGCACCCAGGTCGATGGCGTGGACACGCTTCTCGGCATCGAGCGGCTTCGCTTCGCCGACATGGAAATTTCCACCAATAGCCCGGCGACCGGGGCACCGGTGATCAGCGACCCGACCCCGACCGCGGGTCAGGCCCTGACGGTCAACACGGCCGCGATTGCCGATGCGCAGGGGCTTGGCGCCTTCAGCTACCAATGGCGGTCCTCGGCCGATGGCATCACCTGGACCAATATCGCCGGCGCGACCCTTGCCACTTTCACGCCGACGAACGCGGCGGGCATGGCGCCGGACCCGCAGCAGGGTCTTCGCCTCAGCGTCGTCGTCAGGTTCACCGACGGCTTTGGCAATCCCGAATCGGTCACCTCGGCCGCCACCGGGCCGGTAGGCGCGAATTGGGCCGGTGACGGAGGCAGCAACCAGTTCACCGGAACCGCCGGCGACGACATTGCCAGCGGCAATGGCGGGGCGGACACGCTGAACGGCTTCGCCGGCAACGACCTGCTGAACGGCGGCGGCGGGAATGACATCGTCAATGGCGGCGACGGAAACGATACGCTGAACGGTGGCGATAACAGCGACACCCTGACCGGCGGGAACGGCAACGACGACCTGAACGGTGGCGACGGTAACGACACCGCTGTCTTCGCCGGCGCGTCCACCGCCTACACCTTCGGCGAAGCCGGCTCGGACCTCGTGATCACCGCCGTGTCGGGGCTCGAAGGCACCGACACCGTGGGGAACGACGTGGAAGTGATCCGCCTGAATGGCGTCAACTACAACGTCCTCGCCGGGAACGGCTCGTCGCAGACCCTGACCGGGAACGCCACCAACCAGATCATCCTCGGACGCAATGGCGCCGACGTGATCAACGGCGCTGGCGGAAACGACATCATCCTGGGCGGAGCCGGAGCGGACAGCATCACCCAGAGCGCCGCCAATGCGGGTGCCGACTTCGTCGACGGCGGGGCCGGTGCGGACACCTACACCCTTGTCGGCACCGCCGCGGCCGAGACCTTCGACATCATGACGAGGGCAGCGGCGGAAGCGGCCGGAGTGACCGGCCTCCATGCTTCCACGGAGATCGTCATCCGCCGCAATGGGGTGCTGTTCGCCGAGCTCGACAATATCGAGGAGATCGTCGTCAACGGAACCGTGACCACGACGAACACTGGCGATGGCGTCGTGAACGGCGGAAACCTGGGCGGCGACACGGTGAACGTCATCGGCGATTTCACCCAGACCAGCCTCGACTACAGCACGATCACGGTCAATGGCGGCAGGGGGGCCGACACGGTCGACATCTCCCGGCTGAGTTCGGACCACAGGCTCGTGTTCAACACCAATGGCGGGTCCGACGAGGTCATCGGCTCCCTCAGGCCGCAGGACGTGGTGAACGGGAGTGCGAACGGCTTCGCTCTCGACCTGAAGGCGCTCGGAGTCCTTGGCCGCATGCGGGAGA
- a CDS encoding response regulator transcription factor, with translation MEGLGISSVARRAFTCRQVRLVGNYQALCEVISIETELALIDASLPDFDAPTHVRGLRLSFPTLKIAVVASEFGVRDIFAVLAAGAHGVVGKTMAAEQLVEALRLIVAGHVFVPPILCDLSERPRAEAAVAGAATFDGLSPRQRDVLQCACNGSSNKQIARQLSISESTVKVHMSAAFRILGVSSRAGAVALFNERAQQSHHSAAVEARPLLVGDYAHARGANEIESLSPRALEN, from the coding sequence TTGGAGGGGCTTGGCATTTCAAGCGTCGCTCGGCGGGCCTTCACCTGCCGGCAGGTTCGGCTTGTCGGTAACTATCAGGCGCTGTGCGAGGTCATCTCCATCGAGACCGAACTGGCCCTGATCGATGCGAGCCTGCCCGATTTCGATGCCCCGACGCACGTCCGCGGGCTGCGGCTGAGCTTTCCGACGCTCAAGATCGCGGTCGTCGCCAGCGAATTCGGGGTCCGCGACATTTTCGCGGTGCTTGCGGCGGGGGCGCATGGCGTCGTCGGCAAGACCATGGCGGCCGAGCAGCTTGTCGAAGCGCTGCGTTTGATCGTCGCCGGTCATGTCTTCGTGCCGCCGATCTTGTGCGACCTTTCCGAGCGTCCCCGGGCCGAGGCCGCCGTCGCTGGTGCTGCGACCTTCGATGGGCTCAGCCCGCGCCAGAGGGACGTGCTCCAATGCGCCTGCAACGGCAGCTCCAACAAGCAGATTGCCCGCCAGCTTTCGATTTCCGAATCCACCGTCAAGGTGCACATGAGCGCGGCCTTCCGCATTCTGGGCGTCAGCAGTCGCGCCGGCGCCGTTGCCCTGTTCAACGAGAGAGCCCAGCAGTCCCACCATTCGGCGGCGGTGGAGGCGAGGCCCTTGCTGGTGGGGGACTACGCTCACGCACGTGGGGCGAACGAGATCGAAAGTCTTAGTCCGAGGGCGCTCGAGAACTAA
- a CDS encoding HWE histidine kinase domain-containing protein: MPDLSSCDREPITRLGTIQGFGFLVALTNDWIVSKVSANVEQHLGWKVDEVLGTPFGDLIGRQAQHELRNRMGFLYSIGSERIYGIKLLGTTRRFDLALHFQGDLLVIEGEPSQAADGMEAASMVRAMAARLARDEDLATFHRTAARQIQALTGFDRVMVYEFDREGHGEVIAEASRSGLAPFLGLHFPASDIPAQARALYLRNPFRIIHDVDAPSVPILPQAGALSGELDLSMAITRAVSPVHLEYLRNMGVRASMSISIIVDGRLWGLIACHAFEPKLPSFVMRTAAELLGGMVGMMLGGRLNAEAAEAEAHARALTDKLITAIAGDPNLLSDPEWLQGVVSDMIECDGVAVFRAGHVFTHGLTPPPKQVERISRHLNIASPSRVLATDRLAALMPGLEDCAKVAPGMLSIPISRVPRDYVMLFRQEMLATITWGGDPNKPVEFSDGTERVSPRKSFAAFNEEVRGRSTPFSGRDERIAESVRLALIEVILRHIDIAADDRRRASERQELLIAELNHRVRNILALIRSLITTTGGTADSLGDYVESLSGRVQALARAHDQITRQNWGPALLSSLFDDEIAALPGARDRLVVNGPPVMLQPTALSTLSLVIHELVTNSCKHGALSTTGRVEVAVETDEAHGLTVRWRELGGPAVRAPERRGFGSMVIERTIPFDLQGTAEVRFALSGLEADFQVPTHYIVVPTAAEPPNADDGAGEGTAPLRSDSETDDLPLAGCSVLLVEDNMLIALEAEDMLRALGAAEVEAASTLAAAEALLARGSFDFAMLDINLGQSTTFDLATRLGEARVPYVFASGYGEEVALQAKSPTAVVLQKPYQKEHLRNGVKQVRAAVTAT; this comes from the coding sequence TTGCCTGATCTCAGCAGCTGCGATCGCGAGCCTATCACGAGGCTTGGCACCATTCAGGGCTTCGGCTTCCTGGTTGCACTGACGAACGACTGGATCGTCTCAAAGGTGTCGGCGAACGTCGAACAGCACCTCGGCTGGAAGGTCGACGAGGTCCTCGGAACGCCGTTCGGTGATCTGATCGGACGTCAGGCCCAGCATGAGCTCCGCAATCGAATGGGCTTTCTTTATTCGATCGGAAGCGAGCGAATCTACGGGATCAAGCTACTCGGCACCACGCGGCGCTTCGATCTGGCGCTGCACTTCCAGGGCGATCTGCTGGTCATCGAGGGCGAGCCGTCGCAGGCTGCCGACGGCATGGAGGCAGCATCAATGGTCCGCGCCATGGCGGCCCGCCTCGCCCGTGACGAGGACCTCGCCACCTTTCACCGCACGGCCGCGCGGCAGATCCAGGCCTTGACCGGATTCGACCGGGTCATGGTCTACGAGTTCGACCGCGAGGGTCATGGCGAGGTCATCGCCGAAGCATCCCGGTCCGGGCTTGCACCCTTTCTCGGCCTCCACTTTCCGGCAAGCGACATCCCAGCCCAGGCGCGAGCACTCTACCTGCGCAATCCCTTCCGGATCATCCACGACGTCGATGCTCCTTCCGTGCCGATCCTGCCGCAAGCCGGAGCGCTTAGCGGCGAGCTCGACCTGTCGATGGCGATCACTCGCGCCGTGTCGCCGGTGCACCTGGAATATCTCCGGAACATGGGCGTTCGCGCCTCCATGTCGATCTCGATCATCGTCGATGGACGCCTGTGGGGACTGATCGCCTGCCACGCCTTCGAGCCGAAGCTGCCAAGCTTCGTCATGCGCACGGCCGCCGAACTTCTTGGGGGCATGGTTGGGATGATGCTCGGCGGCAGGCTGAACGCGGAGGCCGCCGAGGCAGAGGCGCACGCCCGCGCGCTGACCGACAAGCTGATCACCGCCATCGCCGGTGATCCCAACCTCCTGTCCGATCCTGAATGGTTGCAGGGCGTGGTGAGCGACATGATCGAATGCGATGGCGTGGCGGTGTTCCGGGCCGGGCATGTCTTCACGCACGGATTGACGCCCCCTCCCAAGCAGGTCGAGCGGATCAGCCGGCACCTCAATATCGCTTCGCCGAGCCGGGTCTTGGCGACGGATCGCCTGGCCGCTCTGATGCCCGGCCTCGAGGACTGCGCGAAGGTGGCACCCGGCATGCTCTCGATTCCGATCTCACGGGTTCCGCGCGATTACGTGATGCTGTTCCGCCAGGAGATGCTTGCCACGATCACCTGGGGCGGCGACCCCAATAAGCCGGTGGAATTCTCCGATGGGACCGAGCGGGTATCGCCGCGCAAGAGCTTCGCTGCCTTCAACGAGGAAGTGCGTGGCCGGTCCACGCCCTTTTCAGGCCGGGACGAGCGGATCGCCGAGTCCGTCAGGCTTGCCCTGATCGAAGTCATTCTCCGGCACATCGACATTGCTGCGGACGACCGCCGGCGGGCCAGCGAGCGGCAGGAACTGCTGATCGCTGAGCTCAATCACCGGGTCCGGAACATCCTCGCCCTGATCAGGAGCCTCATCACGACCACGGGCGGAACGGCTGACTCGCTCGGGGACTATGTCGAGTCGCTGAGCGGGCGGGTACAGGCCCTCGCCCGCGCCCACGACCAGATCACCCGGCAGAACTGGGGGCCGGCGCTGCTCAGCTCGCTGTTCGACGATGAGATCGCCGCCCTTCCGGGTGCCCGCGACCGGCTGGTCGTCAACGGCCCGCCTGTGATGCTGCAGCCGACCGCCCTGTCAACGCTCTCCCTCGTGATCCACGAGCTTGTGACAAACAGCTGCAAGCACGGTGCCCTGTCGACAACGGGGCGGGTGGAAGTCGCCGTGGAGACGGACGAGGCGCATGGTTTGACCGTTCGGTGGCGCGAGCTTGGCGGCCCCGCAGTCCGGGCGCCTGAACGACGTGGGTTCGGGTCCATGGTCATCGAGCGCACCATCCCCTTCGACCTGCAGGGAACCGCGGAAGTGCGCTTCGCGCTGAGCGGCCTTGAAGCCGACTTCCAGGTCCCCACGCACTATATCGTCGTGCCTACCGCCGCCGAACCACCGAACGCCGACGATGGTGCCGGCGAGGGGACTGCCCCGCTGCGCAGCGACAGCGAAACCGATGATCTTCCGCTTGCGGGCTGCTCCGTCCTGCTGGTGGAAGATAATATGCTGATCGCTTTGGAAGCAGAGGATATGCTTCGCGCCCTTGGTGCGGCGGAGGTCGAGGCGGCCTCGACACTGGCCGCCGCCGAGGCGCTGCTGGCGCGGGGCAGCTTCGATTTCGCCATGCTGGACATCAATCTTGGGCAATCGACGACCTTCGACCTCGCGACCAGGCTGGGCGAGGCGAGGGTCCCATACGTGTTCGCTTCCGGCTATGGCGAGGAGGTTGCGCTCCAGGCCAAGAGCCCGACCGCAGTGGTTCTCCAGAAGCCATACCAGAAGGAGCATCTGCGCAACGGGGTGAAGCAGGTCCGGGCGGCCGTCACGGCGACTTGA
- a CDS encoding AraC family transcriptional regulator, producing the protein MDVAGIINLEPGGKHDIPVHRVPLAMRGFRVEHVVLDSSDGYEFKNVGATHYLALHDLALEDGELRVDGLREVRERDIRGTLTYVPEGLGISGWAKPVDRRNSFTTLHFEPAEFSDDLGQRFGAIEAVPLIYDRDPSLVQTMAKLRKLAQSVDPDLLYAETLCVSAALEILGAVGAPRPGRLSAQQIRRLTQFVEAGMAGRLTLDDLAGVTGLSRSHFSRTFTASFGRGPHQFVQERRIARAEDLLRHSDKHPDEIASLAGFGSPASFRRNFKQATGLSPSAYRKAK; encoded by the coding sequence GTGGACGTAGCGGGCATCATCAATCTGGAGCCTGGCGGGAAGCACGACATTCCCGTTCACCGTGTTCCTTTGGCGATGCGCGGATTCCGAGTTGAGCACGTCGTCCTAGACAGTTCGGACGGCTATGAATTCAAGAACGTCGGGGCGACCCATTACCTGGCTCTCCATGACCTCGCCCTTGAAGACGGGGAGTTGCGTGTCGATGGCTTACGCGAGGTTCGCGAGAGGGACATTCGCGGGACGCTGACCTACGTTCCCGAGGGGCTCGGCATCTCCGGCTGGGCCAAGCCGGTCGATCGCAGGAACAGCTTCACCACGCTTCATTTCGAGCCCGCGGAGTTCTCGGACGATCTGGGCCAACGCTTCGGGGCAATCGAGGCCGTTCCCTTGATCTATGATCGCGACCCCTCGCTAGTCCAGACAATGGCGAAGCTGCGCAAGCTTGCGCAATCGGTCGATCCGGACTTGCTGTATGCCGAGACGCTGTGCGTAAGCGCCGCGCTGGAGATACTGGGAGCGGTCGGTGCGCCGCGTCCGGGGCGACTCTCCGCGCAACAGATCCGCCGCCTGACCCAGTTCGTGGAAGCCGGCATGGCCGGTCGCCTGACCCTCGACGACCTGGCCGGGGTGACGGGGCTCAGTCGTTCGCACTTCTCCCGCACTTTCACCGCCAGCTTCGGCCGGGGACCGCACCAGTTCGTGCAGGAACGGCGGATCGCCCGGGCGGAGGATCTCCTGCGCCACTCCGACAAGCACCCGGACGAGATCGCAAGCCTTGCCGGCTTTGGCAGCCCCGCCTCCTTCCGGCGGAACTTCAAGCAGGCAACAGGCCTCAGTCCAAGCGCCTATCGCAAAGCAAAGTAG